GCCGGTCCTGGAAGCCCTCAAGGCGGCGGAACAACTGGCGGCTGAAAACGGGGTGGAGGCCGAGGTCCTGGATCTGCGCACCCTGGCTCCACTTGACAGGGACGCCCTTCTACGTTCGGTGCGTAAGACCGGGCGGCTGGTGGTTGTTCATGATGCTAATAAAACGGGGGGGTTCGGCGCGGAGATTGCCGCTACCGTCGCGGAGGAGGCCTTTCCGTCACTGAAAGCCCCCATCCGCCGCGTGGCGGCGTTGGATATCCCTGTCCCTTTCAGCCCCCCGTTGGCGCAGTACGGCATACCCGACGCGGCCCGGATTATTACGGCGGTGAAAGAGCTCGTCAATTTGCATTGACTGTGTGGGTATAAACAACAGTTCAATGCACATCACCATCTGATACGCTCTGGATGAGCCATCTCAATCTTCCACCCTTTTACCCTTGCAGACTGGGGGTCGGCTTAACCCTGGTTTACAGGTTTGGAAGTTTGAGATGGCTCACTTTTGGATTATCAAACACAGCCTTGTCCGTTTCATGGGGGCGCCGCTCATAGGAGCCATAAGCGGCCGGGAATAATGTCATTACTATGGATTTGCTTCACCGGCTCGCAGGGCTTTACGGGATAGAAATACCCCCGGAAAACACGGCGGGTTGCGCGGCGCGGGAGCCGCACGTGCTGCTGGAGGCCCTGAAGGCGCTGGGCGCCCCGGTCGAGACTCTGGCCGACGTGCCCCGGGCGCTCCGGGAACGCCGCCTGATGAGATGGCGGCGTTCCTGTGAACCGGTGGCCGTGGCGTGGGACGGGGAACCCGCCCGCCTGGAACTGCGGCTTCCGGCGGGACGGGCGGACGGTACGGCCGAGTGCCGGCTGGACCTTGAGGACGGCCGGGGCATACACCTGACCTGTAACCTGGACCGTTTGCCCGCAGTGAAGGCCGCTTCGGTGGACGGTGAAAGATACGAGGCCCGCCGGTTGACCCTGCCCCCCGGGCTGCCCTGGGGATACCACCGGCTGACTCTCCGCCTGCCCGGCGGAATACGGGAGACGCTGCTCATCTCCGCTCCCCGGAGGGTCTATGTTCCGCCTGCCGGGCGTGAGGCCGGCATCTGGGGATGCTTTCTTCCCCTTTATGCTCTCCGTTCCGGGAGAAACTGGGGCGCGGGCGATTTCACCGACCTGGAACACTTGCTGCGGTGGTGCCGCAAGGTGGGGGCCGGTATGGCGGGTACCCTTCCGCTCCTGCCCGCCTTTCTGGACGAGCCCTTCGACCCCAGCCCCTACGCGCCGGTCAGCCGCCTGTTCTGGAACGAGTTTTACCTCGACGTGACGTGCGTCCCGGAGGTCCGGAGGTGCCGTGAGGCACGGGAACTGCTGGATTCCCCGGAGTTCCGGCAGGAGATCGACGCCCTCCGCGAGGCGCCGCTGGTGGACTACCGGCGGGTGATGGCCGCCAAGCGGGCCGTCCTGGAACGCTGCGCCCGGCGCTTTTTCACCGAGGGTGCCCGGCGACAGGCGGACTTGTGGCACTGGGTTGACGAAAACCCCGGGGTCCGGGACTACGCCCGTTTCCGCGCCGCCGTAGAGCACCGGGGGACCGGTTGGCCGGCTTGGCCCGAACGGATGCGGGCGGGGGACCTCCGGGAGGGGGACTATGACGCGGAGGCCGAACGCTACCACCTGTACGTCCAGTGGCTGGCCGAGGGCCAGTTCGGCGAGCTGTTACGGGCGGCACGGCGCTCCGGGCAAAAACTGTACCTTGACTTCCCGCTGGGCGTAAGGGCCGACGGGTACGACGTCTGGCGGGAGCGCAAGGCCTTTGCCCTCGGGGCCAGCGCCGGGGCGCCGCCCGATCTCTTATGCGGCGAGGGCCAGGTCTGGGGCTTTCCCCCGCTGCACCCGGAGCGCATCCGGGAGCAGGGGTACCGTTACTACATTGCCGGCCTGCGCCACCACATGGAGCATACCGGTGTCCTGCGCCTGGACCATGTTATGGGCCTGCACCGCCTCTACTGGGTGCCCAGGGGGCTCACGGCCCGCGAGGGCGTCTATGTCCGCTACCGGGCCGAGGAGTTCTACGCCATCCTGGCGCTGGAGTCCAGGCGGCACCGTACCCTGATCGTCGGGGAAGACCTGGGCACCGTTCCCGGCTACGTAAGGCCGGCTATGGCCAGACACAACGTCCTGGGCATGTACGTCCTGCAGTTCGAGACCGCCGCCGACCCGCGCCGGGCGCTGCGGCCCGTCCCCGCCGCCGTTCTGGCATCCCTGAACACCCACGATACGCCGCCGTTCGCCGCCTTCTGGCAGGCCAAAGACATTCGGTCCAAGCTGGCTCTGTCCGCTTACCTCTACCGCCTGGGCCGGCTGGACGTTCTCACGGTAAAGGCGAGACCGGTGTTGCGGGCGTGCCTGGCGCACCTGGCGGCGAGCCCGTCCCGGGTCCTACTGGTCAACCTGGAGGACCTCTGGCTGGAGACCGAGCCCCAGAACGTTCCCGGCACCGGGGACGATAACCTCAACTGGCGGCGGAAGGCGCGTCGCTCCCTTGAAGACTTCCGCTGCGATCCCGAAGTGCTTGCGCTCCTGCGCACGGTGGCCGGCCTCCGGGCCGGCGCCGGGGCGTGGCTGCGCCGGCTTTCCCGGGCCACCGGGGAGCGGGTGTTGCGCCGGGGAGGCATCAGCCCGTGACCGCCGGGCCGCGTCTGGGCGCCGTCTACCTGGGGGACGGATGCTGCCGGTTTTGTGTCTGGGCGCCCCGCGCCGCGTTCGTAGCGGTCAGTGTCGTTGCGCCTCGCAAGTTCCAGGTGCCGCTGGCCCGCGGGGATCGGGGCTACCATTACGGTACGGTCGATGGGGTGGAGCCGGGCAGTCTTTACTTCTATCTCCTTGAGGGACAAGACGGGCCAAAGGAACGGCCGGACCCCGCCTCGCGGTACCAGCCCCGGGGCGTCCACGGCCCTTCGCAGGTTGTGGATCCGCGGGGTTTCGCCTGGTCGGACCGGTGCTGGTTCGGCCCGGCGCAGGACGGCCTGGTCTTTTACGAACTGCACGTGGGCACCTTCACCCCCGAGGGGACCTTCGACGCCGTAATTCCCTACGTTGAGGAACTGAAAGACCTGGGCGCCACGGCCCTGGAACTGATGCCGGTGGCCCAGTTCCCCGGGGAGCGCAACTGGGGATATGACGGGGTTTACCCCTTCGCCGTCCAGGACTCCTACGGCGGGCCCGACGGCCTGCGGCGCATGGTGGACGCCTGTCACCGGCAGGGGCTGGCCGTGTTCCTTGACGTTGTCTACAACCACCTGGGGCCCGAGGGGAACTACCTGGCGGACTTCGGTCCCTACTTCACCGACCGCTACCGTACCCCCTGGGGCGACGCGCTCAACTTCGACGGGCCGCACGCCGACGAAGTCCGGCGCTTCTTCATTGAAAACGCCCTCTACTGGATCCGGGACTTCCATATCGACGGGCTGCGGCTGGACGCGGTGCACGCCATCACCGACAAGGCGGCGCTGCCCTTCCTGGAGGAACTGGGTGCCGTGGTGCACCGGGAGGCTGAGCGGCTGGGCCGACGGGTCTACGTCGTCGCCGAGAGCGACCTGAACGACGCCCGCCTGGTAAGGCCGCGCGCCCTCGGCGGCTACGGCCTTGACGCCCAGTGGAGCGACGACTTCCACCACTCCCTGCACAGCCTGCTTACGGGGGAGAGGAACGGCTACTACCGGGACTTCGGCGCCCTCGAGCACCTGGCCAAGGCCTTCCGCCAGGGCTACGTTTACACCGGCCAGTATTCCTCTTTCCGGAAACGACGGCACGGCGGACCGGGCCCGGGCAAGGCGCGGCGGCTTGTCGTTTACGCCCAGAACCACGACCAGGTGGGCAACCGCGCGCGGGGCGAGCGGCTGTCCACACTTGTCCCTTTCGACGCCCTGAAACCGGCGGCCGCGGTGGTCCTGCTTTCCCCGTTCATTCCTCTCCTGTTTATGGGGGAAGAATACGGGGAGACGGCGCCCTTTCAATACTTCACCAGCCATTCCGACCCGTCCCTGGTAGAGGCGGTACGCGAGGGGCGCCGGGCCGAATTCGCCGACTTTATGGAGGAAGGCGAGGTGCCGGACCCCCAGGACGAGGCCACCTTCCGCCGTTCCCGGCTGAACCGTGACCTGCTCCGGCTGGAGCGGCACCGGGCGCTGCGGGCGTTTTACCGCGAACTGCTGACGCTGCGCCGGGAGATGCCGGCGCTGGCCGGACGGGACCCGGACGGCCTGGAGGTATCGGCGCACGAAAAGGCAAGGGTGCTGTTCGTCCGCCTCCGGGCCGGGGGGGACGAGGTGTGCCTGATCCTTTCCTTTAATTATGGACCGGTGTCACCGACCCTGCCCGTCCCCCCCGGCCGGTGGCGCAAATGCCTGGACGCCGCCGAGGAACGCTGGCTGGGAGACGGGGGCACGGTGCCGGACACACTGGTGTCGATAGGAGAGGTCCGGTTTGCGCTGGGCCCCTGGGCCTGCCTCCTATTACAACGCGTGGGGGAGTCGTAGATGGAACGGAGCATTTGCATTCACGGCCACTTCTACCAGCCGCCGCGGGAGAACCCCTGGCTGGAGGACATCGAACTCCAGGATTCGGCCTATCCCTACCACGACTGGAACGAGCGCGTCACTGCCGAGTGTTATGAACCCAACACGGCATCCCGCATCCTCGACGGCGAGGGCTGGATCAGGAACATTGTCAACAATTACGCCAGGATCAGTTTCAATTTCGGTCCCACGCTGCTTTCCTGGATGGAAAAAAAGGAACCCGAGGTGTACCGGGCCATCATCGAAGCCGACCTGCAGAGCCGAAAGAAGTTCTCCGGGCACGGCTCGGCCTTCGCCCAGGCTTACAACCATATGATCCTGCCCCTGGCCAACGGGCGTGACAGGTATACCCAGGTCGTCTGGGGGATTAAGGACTTCGAGCATCGCTTCGGCCGGAAGCCGGAAGGGATGTGGCTGCCGGAGACGGCGGTCGACCTGGAGACGCTCAAGATCATGGCCGAGCAGGGCATCAAGTTCACCGTCCTGGCCAACTACCAGGTAAAACGCGTGCGCAAGATCGATGGCGGAGAATGGCGGGACGTCCTGCCCGGCGGAGCGGACACGAAGATGCCCTACGTGGTTCACCTGCCCGGGACTGACAAAACGATCAGCGTCTTTCTCTACGACGGGGAAGTGGCTCGTGCCGTGGCCTTCGAAAAGCTGCTCTACAGCGGGGAACACTTCGCGCAGCGCCTGGCCGGGGCCTTTGACGACCGGCGCGAGCCGCAGCTCGTGCATATCGCCACCGACGGCGAGACGTACGGACACCATCACCGGCACGGGGACATGGCCCTGGCCTACGCCCTGGACCTCATCGAGACCAAGGGGCCGGCGCGCCTGACCAACTACGCGGCGTACCTGGAGCAGCACCTGCCGACCTACGAGGCGGAGATCAACGAGTACACCTCGTGGAGCTGTTTCCATGGCGTCGAACGGTGGCGGAACGATTGCGGGTGCAATTCCGGGATGCACCCGGGCTGGAATCAGGCCTGGCGCCGCCCCCTGCGCGACGCTCTGGACTGGCTGCGTGACCACCTGGCCCCGCAGTACGAGGAAAAGGCGGCCCGCTACCTCAAAGACCCCTGGGAGGCGCGCAACGCCTACATAGAGATTATCCTGGACCGCTCGCGCGACAACGTCACG
The sequence above is a segment of the Thermoanaerobacterales bacterium genome. Coding sequences within it:
- the malQ gene encoding 4-alpha-glucanotransferase, producing the protein MDLLHRLAGLYGIEIPPENTAGCAAREPHVLLEALKALGAPVETLADVPRALRERRLMRWRRSCEPVAVAWDGEPARLELRLPAGRADGTAECRLDLEDGRGIHLTCNLDRLPAVKAASVDGERYEARRLTLPPGLPWGYHRLTLRLPGGIRETLLISAPRRVYVPPAGREAGIWGCFLPLYALRSGRNWGAGDFTDLEHLLRWCRKVGAGMAGTLPLLPAFLDEPFDPSPYAPVSRLFWNEFYLDVTCVPEVRRCREARELLDSPEFRQEIDALREAPLVDYRRVMAAKRAVLERCARRFFTEGARRQADLWHWVDENPGVRDYARFRAAVEHRGTGWPAWPERMRAGDLREGDYDAEAERYHLYVQWLAEGQFGELLRAARRSGQKLYLDFPLGVRADGYDVWRERKAFALGASAGAPPDLLCGEGQVWGFPPLHPERIREQGYRYYIAGLRHHMEHTGVLRLDHVMGLHRLYWVPRGLTAREGVYVRYRAEEFYAILALESRRHRTLIVGEDLGTVPGYVRPAMARHNVLGMYVLQFETAADPRRALRPVPAAVLASLNTHDTPPFAAFWQAKDIRSKLALSAYLYRLGRLDVLTVKARPVLRACLAHLAASPSRVLLVNLEDLWLETEPQNVPGTGDDNLNWRRKARRSLEDFRCDPEVLALLRTVAGLRAGAGAWLRRLSRATGERVLRRGGISP
- the treZ gene encoding malto-oligosyltrehalose trehalohydrolase, coding for MTAGPRLGAVYLGDGCCRFCVWAPRAAFVAVSVVAPRKFQVPLARGDRGYHYGTVDGVEPGSLYFYLLEGQDGPKERPDPASRYQPRGVHGPSQVVDPRGFAWSDRCWFGPAQDGLVFYELHVGTFTPEGTFDAVIPYVEELKDLGATALELMPVAQFPGERNWGYDGVYPFAVQDSYGGPDGLRRMVDACHRQGLAVFLDVVYNHLGPEGNYLADFGPYFTDRYRTPWGDALNFDGPHADEVRRFFIENALYWIRDFHIDGLRLDAVHAITDKAALPFLEELGAVVHREAERLGRRVYVVAESDLNDARLVRPRALGGYGLDAQWSDDFHHSLHSLLTGERNGYYRDFGALEHLAKAFRQGYVYTGQYSSFRKRRHGGPGPGKARRLVVYAQNHDQVGNRARGERLSTLVPFDALKPAAAVVLLSPFIPLLFMGEEYGETAPFQYFTSHSDPSLVEAVREGRRAEFADFMEEGEVPDPQDEATFRRSRLNRDLLRLERHRALRAFYRELLTLRREMPALAGRDPDGLEVSAHEKARVLFVRLRAGGDEVCLILSFNYGPVSPTLPVPPGRWRKCLDAAEERWLGDGGTVPDTLVSIGEVRFALGPWACLLLQRVGES